One genomic region from Sulfurimonas sp. encodes:
- a CDS encoding formate dehydrogenase subunit alpha encodes MFKDTYETLKAQIGRRSFMKMAAVATAASVTSAFANDGVTRAATKEEVKNPFPGSKNVKTICTACSVGCGIIAEVQNGVWVRQEVAQDHPISLGGHCCKGADMIDMVRSEVRLKHPMVKEGGKWKRLSWDDALDRIANKLKTAHEKVGADSAMFLGSAKMSTEQAYYFRKFAAMYGTNNIDHQARIUHSATVAGVANTWGYGAMTNSLGDIQNAKAIIIFGANPAVNHPVGFGHFLKAKERNNAKIIVVDPVFTKTAAKADHYCRVRPGTDIPFMYGMLHLIFKNGWHDKKFISDRVYGMDLVIEEAKKWNPKKVEDVTGVPADQLIQITRLYAKSTPGTLIWAMGLTQHSIGSSNTRLAPILQLALGNMGVEGGGTNILRGHDNVQGATDMCCLSHTLPGYYGLSDGSWKYFAKSWGVDYEWLKGRFNEKEWMNKKGFTLSRWWAGVLDGKNGNDKIHNGGTNLKNLIVMGNGITSIAQQAKVKEGLDNLEMLVLCDPFVNEAAILTDKQDDVFILPAATQFETSGSVTATNRSAQWRNKVVEPMYESKTDHDIMFELAKRLGFYDELTAGMKIKENKKDFQWPEDATDEIARIIKTIGLTGWTAKRLKKHSENWHMFDQISGRGYGEMKGEYYGLPWPVWTETHSGSPILYNINRSVSEGGMGFRNRFGLEHEGVDLLAGKGSAPKGSANKDGYPEITAKNIEEVLGIKLTADEKKRIGKNWKVDTSNIIAEKCMERGMAPYGNAKARANVWTFPDKIPMHREPLHSPRADLVKEYPSYADKANHYRVDTKYISKQTEENWSKEFPINLVTGRLVNLNGAGMENRASKYLAALSPEMFCSINPDLAGKHGIRDGSMMWIHSPEGTKIKVKAKYSYSVTEDRIFIPFHFAGHFQGEDLSHKYPSGTKPYATGESANTVTNYGYDIITQIPETKGGLCRIEFA; translated from the coding sequence ATGTTTAAAGATACATACGAAACACTTAAAGCACAAATCGGTAGACGCTCATTTATGAAAATGGCTGCTGTTGCAACTGCCGCAAGTGTTACTAGTGCCTTTGCTAATGATGGAGTAACAAGAGCTGCGACAAAAGAGGAAGTTAAAAACCCTTTTCCTGGTTCTAAAAATGTTAAAACTATCTGTACTGCATGTTCTGTTGGATGCGGTATTATAGCGGAAGTACAAAACGGTGTTTGGGTAAGACAAGAGGTTGCACAAGACCATCCTATTTCATTAGGTGGACATTGCTGTAAGGGTGCTGATATGATTGATATGGTTAGGTCTGAAGTTAGACTTAAACATCCAATGGTAAAAGAAGGTGGAAAGTGGAAAAGATTATCTTGGGATGATGCATTAGACAGAATCGCAAATAAACTTAAAACTGCACACGAAAAAGTTGGGGCAGATTCAGCAATGTTTTTAGGCTCAGCAAAAATGAGTACAGAACAAGCATATTATTTTAGAAAATTTGCTGCAATGTATGGGACAAACAATATAGATCACCAAGCTAGAATTTGACATAGTGCAACAGTCGCCGGTGTGGCGAATACATGGGGTTATGGCGCTATGACCAATTCACTTGGAGATATACAAAATGCAAAAGCAATTATTATTTTTGGAGCTAATCCTGCGGTTAATCACCCAGTTGGATTTGGGCATTTCCTTAAAGCAAAAGAAAGAAATAATGCAAAAATTATTGTAGTTGATCCTGTATTTACTAAAACTGCTGCTAAAGCAGACCACTATTGTAGAGTAAGACCAGGTACAGATATTCCATTTATGTATGGAATGTTACACCTAATATTCAAAAATGGTTGGCATGATAAAAAATTTATCAGTGACAGAGTCTATGGAATGGACCTTGTAATAGAAGAAGCTAAAAAATGGAATCCGAAAAAAGTTGAAGATGTTACAGGTGTACCTGCAGATCAACTAATTCAGATTACACGACTGTATGCTAAATCAACACCAGGTACTTTAATCTGGGCAATGGGTTTAACACAACATTCAATTGGTTCTTCAAATACAAGACTTGCTCCAATCTTACAACTTGCTCTTGGAAACATGGGTGTTGAAGGTGGTGGAACTAATATTCTTAGAGGTCATGATAATGTTCAGGGTGCTACTGATATGTGTTGTTTATCGCATACATTACCAGGGTACTATGGTTTAAGTGATGGTTCATGGAAATACTTCGCAAAAAGCTGGGGTGTTGATTATGAATGGTTAAAAGGAAGATTTAACGAAAAAGAATGGATGAATAAAAAAGGTTTCACGCTATCTCGTTGGTGGGCTGGTGTATTAGATGGTAAAAACGGTAATGATAAAATTCATAACGGTGGAACTAATCTTAAAAATCTTATTGTTATGGGTAATGGAATCACTTCTATCGCGCAACAAGCTAAAGTTAAAGAAGGGCTAGATAATTTAGAAATGCTAGTTTTATGTGACCCATTTGTTAATGAAGCTGCTATTCTTACTGACAAGCAAGATGATGTATTTATTTTACCAGCTGCTACTCAATTTGAAACTTCAGGATCTGTAACGGCTACAAATCGTTCAGCTCAGTGGAGAAATAAAGTTGTTGAACCAATGTACGAGTCAAAAACTGACCATGATATTATGTTTGAGTTAGCAAAAAGACTTGGGTTTTATGATGAGCTTACTGCTGGAATGAAGATAAAAGAAAATAAAAAAGATTTCCAATGGCCAGAAGATGCAACTGATGAAATTGCAAGAATCATTAAAACTATCGGTTTAACTGGTTGGACGGCTAAAAGACTTAAAAAGCATAGTGAAAACTGGCATATGTTCGACCAGATATCTGGAAGAGGATATGGTGAGATGAAAGGTGAATACTACGGTCTACCATGGCCTGTATGGACTGAAACTCACTCTGGTTCACCTATTCTTTACAACATCAACAGAAGTGTTTCTGAAGGTGGTATGGGATTTAGAAATAGATTTGGTTTAGAACATGAAGGCGTTGATTTACTTGCAGGTAAAGGAAGCGCACCTAAAGGTTCTGCAAATAAAGATGGATATCCTGAAATAACTGCTAAAAATATTGAAGAAGTTCTTGGTATTAAACTTACAGCTGATGAGAAAAAACGCATTGGTAAAAACTGGAAAGTTGATACTTCAAATATTATTGCTGAGAAATGTATGGAAAGAGGAATGGCTCCTTATGGAAATGCAAAAGCAAGAGCTAATGTTTGGACATTCCCAGATAAAATTCCTATGCATAGAGAGCCTTTACACTCTCCAAGAGCAGATTTAGTTAAGGAGTATCCTTCTTATGCTGATAAAGCTAATCATTATAGAGTTGATACTAAGTATATTAGTAAACAGACTGAAGAGAACTGGTCTAAAGAGTTCCCTATTAACTTAGTTACAGGAAGACTTGTAAATCTAAATGGTGCAGGAATGGAAAATAGAGCTAGTAAATACCTAGCTGCATTATCGCCTGAAATGTTTTGTTCTATCAACCCAGATTTAGCTGGAAAACATGGGATTAGAGATGGTTCAATGATGTGGATTCATTCACCAGAAGGTACTAAGATTAAAGTGAAAGCTAAGTATTCTTATTCTGTTACTGAAGATAGAATTTTCATTCCATTCCATTTCGCAGGTCATTTCCAAGGTGAGGATTTATCTCACAAATATCCAAGCGGTACAAAACCTTATGCTACGGGAGAAAGTGCTAATACTGTTACTAACTACGGTTATGACATTATTACTCAAATTCCTGAAACTAAAGGCGGACTTTGCCGCATAGAATTTGCGTAG
- a CDS encoding 4Fe-4S binding protein — translation MQEFVYYSTKGLDFPLSQNIKITSQLSTSPSQSFIVSNSKNVYAQITADEIDFYINNSKDSLASKIKNVEKLYEVNAIRFDMAQDISYSQKVSNEVLLVATNEQKELFLKSSLPDEFNLFHVLPDVVKSISGHIGNLSVLVNNNFKDTSLNVSQIVWFDEEEIAKTQSGSFDPNESSIDDVIATIRNNIANYEYKKFTVYDKNICQYHERREEICSKCEEVCPTVAIIKHDEQKHLEFSQIDCHGCGGCISVCPSGALDYAPLNREAFFDMARYYKGHIPLVIPQKMNIKNLDIEIKEDVLPFAIEGEKFLHEGTLLTLLQESGSQVIFYSDFLSKGTKDSISILNQVYQKKYGIDAIIIAMTKEELELALKEVSFVQDSSFTTNEINMRKREIFSNRLKNIVGDNDLGEVITGEHLHYAKVNVKEVNCTLCLVCVGACNVDALVANIDDNTLRINPSLCTACGYCEISCPEKDCLTIEQDVIKLTPSWFKEEVLAKDTLFACVECGKEYATTKAVEKIASMMAPLFSKDPIKERTLYCCEDCKPKIMMQSYMQNKEAYNTQGKTI, via the coding sequence ATGCAAGAATTTGTGTACTATAGCACCAAAGGACTCGACTTTCCTCTAAGTCAAAACATCAAAATAACTTCACAACTATCTACTAGCCCAAGTCAAAGCTTTATTGTTTCTAACTCAAAAAATGTATATGCACAAATTACCGCAGATGAAATAGACTTCTATATAAATAACTCAAAAGACTCTTTAGCAAGCAAAATTAAAAATGTTGAAAAACTTTATGAAGTAAACGCTATTCGTTTTGATATGGCACAAGATATTAGTTACTCTCAAAAAGTTTCAAATGAAGTTTTACTTGTTGCTACAAATGAGCAAAAAGAACTCTTTTTAAAATCTAGCCTTCCTGATGAGTTTAATCTTTTTCATGTACTCCCAGATGTTGTAAAATCAATCTCTGGTCATATTGGGAACTTAAGTGTTCTTGTAAACAACAACTTTAAAGATACCTCGTTAAATGTTTCCCAAATAGTATGGTTTGATGAAGAAGAGATTGCCAAAACACAAAGTGGTTCATTTGATCCAAATGAAAGTTCTATCGATGATGTTATAGCAACTATTAGAAATAACATAGCAAACTATGAATATAAAAAGTTTACTGTATATGACAAAAATATCTGTCAGTACCATGAAAGAAGAGAAGAAATATGTTCAAAATGTGAAGAAGTTTGTCCAACTGTTGCCATCATCAAACATGATGAACAAAAACACTTAGAATTTTCTCAAATCGATTGTCATGGCTGTGGGGGCTGTATCTCAGTTTGTCCGTCAGGCGCACTTGATTATGCACCACTAAACAGAGAAGCTTTTTTTGATATGGCAAGATACTACAAGGGACATATTCCTTTAGTTATTCCACAAAAAATGAATATAAAAAATCTTGATATTGAGATAAAAGAAGATGTATTACCCTTTGCAATTGAAGGTGAGAAATTCTTACATGAAGGAACTTTGCTTACACTCTTACAAGAATCGGGCTCTCAGGTTATTTTTTATTCTGACTTTTTATCAAAAGGAACAAAAGATTCTATCTCTATACTAAATCAAGTATATCAAAAGAAGTACGGCATAGATGCTATCATCATTGCAATGACAAAAGAAGAGTTAGAACTAGCCTTAAAAGAAGTTAGTTTTGTACAAGATTCTAGCTTTACTACAAATGAAATCAACATGAGAAAAAGAGAGATTTTTTCAAATAGACTTAAAAACATTGTAGGTGATAATGACTTAGGTGAAGTTATAACAGGAGAGCATCTACACTATGCAAAAGTTAATGTCAAAGAAGTCAACTGTACCTTATGTTTAGTATGCGTTGGTGCATGTAATGTAGATGCTCTTGTAGCAAATATAGATGACAATACTCTCAGAATAAATCCTAGTCTTTGTACAGCTTGTGGGTACTGTGAAATATCCTGTCCTGAAAAAGATTGTTTAACAATCGAGCAAGATGTGATTAAACTAACTCCTTCTTGGTTTAAAGAAGAAGTTCTTGCAAAAGATACTCTTTTTGCTTGTGTAGAGTGTGGAAAAGAATATGCAACTACCAAAGCGGTAGAAAAAATCGCTTCTATGATGGCACCTCTATTTTCTAAAGACCCAATTAAAGAGCGAACTCTTTACTGCTGTGAAGATTGCAAACCTAAAATAATGATGCAAAGTTATATGCAAAATAAAGAAGCTTACAACACACAAGGAAAAACTATATGA
- a CDS encoding HAMP domain-containing sensor histidine kinase, with translation MKFQKLFLIISKIPFSYKTSILLFIITGGMVSIIFLSQVSIYTLKHDFDVLFEKRTKSIIKLETIKDAYVINIHETLVDLQNGYISLEQSLDVIELGEHLIEKNWEKYLEITFSTEYETSLITNIINHFLAKEKRNTILQNSVVTNINIKHIKIKKIVSKILQELKQENFEEASILLKDVYFEINAMSVYITNLTSYDLDMAVSEKNDTQNVFNTLSMILNIAVVFVFLFSILLSIVIIRHFKDLHFNLEDVVDEKTKALQVLNESLEQKIKIEVANSRKKDLIMLQQARLASLGEMIANIAHQWRQPLGSIMMIVQGFQTKMELGKLSKEVVDEKVEDAMQLGNSMSKTLQDFQDFFNPNRAKERFCLKQCIEYSFDLSKYILDKEKIEFSLDINEDIFIYGFYNEFSQVFLNIISNAQDALSSQSDKKLIEVVATSSKNKIRINIVDNGSGIEEDILPHIFEPYYTTKYKSAGTGIGLYMSQQIIQKHMHGTISCKNINYKMHNQDFEHCTLFTITIPINNTHEDT, from the coding sequence ATGAAATTTCAAAAACTATTTTTAATTATTAGTAAGATACCGTTTAGTTATAAAACTTCAATATTACTATTTATTATTACAGGTGGAATGGTATCTATAATATTTTTATCTCAAGTATCTATATATACATTAAAGCATGATTTTGATGTTTTGTTTGAAAAGAGAACAAAATCAATTATAAAGCTTGAAACAATAAAAGACGCTTATGTTATAAATATTCACGAAACACTAGTTGATTTACAAAATGGGTATATCTCTCTTGAACAATCTTTAGACGTTATAGAATTAGGTGAACATCTTATAGAGAAGAACTGGGAAAAATATCTAGAAATAACCTTTTCAACTGAGTATGAAACTTCTCTAATTACAAATATCATAAACCATTTTTTAGCAAAAGAAAAAAGAAATACAATCTTACAAAATAGCGTTGTTACAAATATAAATATAAAGCATATAAAAATTAAAAAAATTGTTTCTAAGATTTTACAAGAGTTAAAACAAGAAAATTTTGAGGAGGCATCTATACTTCTAAAAGATGTATATTTTGAGATAAATGCTATGTCAGTATATATTACCAATCTAACTAGCTATGATTTAGATATGGCTGTGAGTGAAAAAAATGATACTCAAAATGTTTTTAATACACTTTCAATGATTTTAAATATAGCAGTAGTTTTTGTTTTCCTTTTTTCTATCTTGTTATCAATAGTAATAATTAGACACTTTAAAGACTTGCACTTTAATTTAGAAGATGTAGTAGATGAAAAAACAAAAGCTTTACAAGTTTTAAATGAATCACTAGAGCAAAAAATTAAAATAGAAGTTGCGAACTCAAGAAAAAAAGATTTAATTATGCTTCAGCAGGCGAGACTAGCAAGTTTAGGTGAGATGATAGCAAATATTGCACATCAATGGCGCCAACCTCTAGGCTCTATAATGATGATAGTTCAAGGTTTTCAAACAAAGATGGAATTAGGAAAGTTAAGTAAAGAGGTAGTTGATGAAAAGGTAGAAGATGCTATGCAACTTGGAAACAGCATGTCTAAAACTTTACAAGATTTTCAAGATTTCTTTAATCCAAATAGAGCAAAAGAGAGATTTTGTTTAAAGCAATGCATAGAGTACTCATTTGATTTATCAAAATATATACTAGATAAAGAGAAGATAGAATTTAGTTTAGATATTAATGAGGATATTTTTATATATGGTTTTTACAATGAGTTTTCTCAGGTTTTTTTAAATATAATATCAAACGCTCAAGACGCACTAAGTTCACAGAGTGATAAAAAGCTCATAGAAGTAGTGGCGACTTCATCTAAAAATAAGATTAGAATTAATATAGTTGATAATGGGAGCGGAATAGAGGAAGATATTTTACCTCATATTTTTGAGCCTTACTATACAACTAAGTACAAAAGTGCTGGAACAGGAATAGGACTATACATGTCACAACAGATTATACAAAAACATATGCACGGTACTATCAGTTGTAAAAATATCAACTATAAAATGCACAATCAAGACTTTGAACATTGTACTTTGTTTACGATAACTATACCTATAAATAATACTCATGAGGATACATAA
- the fdh3B gene encoding formate dehydrogenase FDH3 subunit beta — protein MSENARLKFYCDEHRCIHCDGCSVACAEAHELPAGINRRKVITLNEGVQGLEYSLSISCMHCTDAPCEQVCPTDCFYIREDGIVLHDKKKCIGCAYCLYACPFGAPQFPQDGAFGTKGVMDKCTMCAGGPEETNSHKERELYGQNRIAEGKVPVCAAMCSTKALLVGDSSEVSDIFRQRVLSAGHGVQSSPYGWSTAYNSKV, from the coding sequence ATGAGTGAAAATGCAAGATTAAAATTTTATTGTGATGAGCATAGATGTATACACTGTGATGGCTGTTCTGTAGCTTGTGCTGAAGCACATGAGTTACCAGCAGGAATCAACAGAAGAAAAGTAATTACATTAAACGAAGGTGTTCAAGGTTTAGAATACTCTTTATCTATCTCATGTATGCATTGTACAGATGCACCTTGTGAGCAAGTATGTCCAACTGATTGTTTTTACATCAGAGAAGATGGAATTGTTTTACATGACAAGAAAAAATGTATAGGGTGTGCATATTGTTTATATGCTTGTCCTTTTGGCGCTCCACAATTCCCACAAGACGGGGCTTTTGGAACAAAAGGTGTTATGGACAAATGTACTATGTGTGCAGGTGGACCAGAAGAAACTAACTCACATAAAGAAAGAGAACTTTATGGACAAAATAGAATCGCAGAAGGTAAAGTTCCTGTTTGTGCTGCTATGTGTTCAACTAAGGCACTTCTAGTTGGTGACTCAAGTGAAGTTTCAGACATCTTTAGACAAAGAGTATTATCTGCTGGTCATGGAGTTCAATCATCTCCTTATGGCTGGAGTACAGCATATAACTCTAAAGTATAG
- a CDS encoding molecular chaperone TorD family protein has product MNEENLNKARALYYGMFSRCFVFTTDNSRYFELTGYLDTLSQNPLDKPSAEAFATLKELVKSDSNVDFMLEFDEIFHSPETQTVRVTASYYDENIESGKKRIEMQNFLAKTKIRRDEKTYSDYEDHIGFIFAVMSELSNLIADGQTEYKNTAHCIFEQILNEFIDEFSRELYEHESAKIFKNIVILLKSFIEFERVYLEVNTPVLKAKPVLSEIKEELSDEERERRAKNKLLRAQGPKKQESGSCELNPSYEVEEDF; this is encoded by the coding sequence ATGAATGAAGAAAATTTAAATAAAGCTAGAGCTTTATACTATGGGATGTTTTCAAGATGTTTTGTTTTTACAACAGATAATTCTAGATATTTTGAGCTAACTGGTTACTTAGACACACTTAGTCAAAATCCTTTAGACAAGCCTTCAGCAGAAGCTTTTGCAACTCTAAAAGAACTTGTTAAATCTGATTCAAATGTTGACTTTATGCTTGAGTTTGATGAAATATTTCACTCTCCTGAGACTCAAACTGTAAGGGTTACTGCTTCATACTATGATGAAAACATAGAAAGCGGTAAAAAAAGAATAGAGATGCAAAACTTTTTAGCTAAAACAAAAATAAGAAGAGATGAAAAAACTTATAGCGATTATGAAGACCATATAGGTTTTATCTTTGCAGTTATGAGTGAACTATCAAATTTAATTGCAGATGGACAAACTGAATATAAAAATACAGCCCACTGTATTTTTGAACAAATTTTAAATGAATTTATTGATGAATTTTCAAGAGAACTATACGAACATGAAAGTGCAAAAATATTTAAAAATATAGTTATTTTACTAAAATCTTTTATAGAATTTGAAAGAGTTTATTTAGAAGTTAATACACCAGTTTTAAAAGCTAAACCAGTTTTATCAGAAATAAAAGAAGAACTTTCAGACGAAGAAAGAGAGCGAAGAGCGAAAAACAAACTACTTCGTGCACAAGGTCCGAAAAAACAAGAAAGTGGCTCTTGTGAATTAAACCCTAGTTATGAAGTAGAAGAAGACTTTTAG
- a CDS encoding ABC transporter substrate-binding protein, translating to MGKAVYSGANAHFLEVNKNSLLKDTKIQLIVYDDKYEPELTIENTKKLIKEDIFAFFGFVGTPTVKKILPILESHDIPFIAPFTGAPFLRKTNEKNYVNFRSSYQEEISHIVKYLHKKKKITKFAVFYQNDDYGEVGFVSLLHALDNEGLTLAGEGAYKRNTLSIRHAFYEIKSVKPQAVLMVGAYKANALFIKTAKSNPVFKDTIFCNLSFGDADEMIKELNYETNNLLFSQVVPYFNDDSKAVILEYKKMMNKYYPKQELGFVSLEAFLAAKTLTMALNNIKGRVSRDKFLKEIKNLPKNSLDGIMIDFKNSELHNEVYLFEYKNSKFIEVKQ from the coding sequence ATGGGGAAAGCTGTATATAGTGGTGCAAATGCGCATTTCCTAGAAGTAAATAAAAATAGTTTATTAAAAGATACAAAAATACAATTAATAGTATATGATGATAAATATGAACCTGAACTTACAATAGAAAATACAAAAAAGCTCATAAAAGAAGATATATTTGCTTTTTTTGGTTTTGTTGGAACACCAACAGTAAAAAAAATATTACCTATACTTGAGTCACATGACATACCTTTTATTGCACCTTTTACGGGAGCTCCATTTTTAAGAAAAACAAATGAGAAAAATTATGTTAATTTTAGAAGTTCTTATCAAGAAGAGATAAGCCATATTGTTAAATATTTACATAAAAAGAAAAAAATTACAAAATTTGCTGTTTTTTATCAAAATGATGATTATGGTGAAGTTGGTTTCGTGTCACTTCTTCATGCATTAGATAATGAAGGCTTAACACTAGCAGGGGAAGGTGCATATAAAAGAAATACACTTTCTATTCGACATGCTTTTTATGAGATAAAAAGTGTAAAACCACAAGCTGTTTTAATGGTAGGTGCTTATAAAGCAAATGCTTTATTTATTAAAACTGCAAAATCAAATCCTGTTTTTAAAGATACAATTTTTTGTAATCTCTCTTTTGGAGATGCTGATGAGATGATAAAAGAGTTAAACTATGAAACAAATAACCTTCTTTTTTCTCAAGTAGTGCCATATTTTAATGATGATTCAAAAGCTGTAATTTTAGAGTATAAAAAAATGATGAATAAGTACTATCCAAAACAAGAGTTAGGATTTGTATCATTAGAAGCATTCTTAGCTGCAAAAACTCTAACAATGGCATTGAACAATATTAAAGGAAGAGTTAGTAGAGATAAGTTCTTAAAAGAGATTAAAAATTTACCTAAGAATAGCTTAGATGGAATTATGATAGATTTTAAAAATTCTGAACTGCATAATGAAGTTTATCTGTTTGAATATAAAAATTCTAAGTTTATAGAAGTTAAACAATGA
- a CDS encoding formate dehydrogenase subunit gamma, giving the protein MKSKYILFALLLLSSLAYGASDSAIWGKDLITNILGYDKEGSLHLGKTFTVLQSTYFKPLFFGVLVGVPFVFILHYMVIGPMVFSHDRKKIYIFTLFNRVVHAIAAISFILIIPTGLIMMFASTFGGGEFVRTMREIHAISTLLFIVSIVPMFLMWVRWMIISFDDIKWLMIVGGYLNKDKKPVPAGRFNAGQKTWFWLATLGGFVMIATGAAMYFQDFRLEIIASFMSQIDFLRASAIIHNGLGVAILALFITHIYMSVFAIKGAMNSMIDGYKEEEEVEILHSTFYKELKDNNEI; this is encoded by the coding sequence ATGAAAAGTAAATATATTTTATTTGCTCTTTTATTACTCTCTTCACTAGCTTATGGTGCTAGTGATAGTGCTATTTGGGGCAAAGATTTAATTACTAATATCTTAGGCTACGATAAAGAAGGCTCTTTGCATCTAGGTAAAACATTTACTGTTTTACAAAGTACCTACTTTAAACCTTTGTTTTTTGGGGTTTTAGTAGGAGTGCCTTTTGTATTTATTCTTCACTACATGGTTATAGGACCTATGGTCTTCTCTCATGATAGAAAGAAAATATATATATTTACATTGTTCAACAGAGTTGTTCATGCTATTGCCGCTATTTCATTCATTTTAATTATTCCAACAGGATTAATTATGATGTTTGCTAGTACTTTTGGTGGTGGAGAATTTGTAAGAACAATGAGAGAAATTCATGCTATCTCAACACTACTATTTATAGTTAGTATTGTTCCTATGTTTCTAATGTGGGTAAGATGGATGATTATCAGCTTTGACGATATAAAGTGGTTAATGATTGTTGGTGGATATTTAAACAAAGACAAAAAACCTGTTCCTGCTGGTAGATTTAATGCAGGTCAGAAGACTTGGTTTTGGTTAGCAACTTTGGGTGGATTTGTTATGATAGCAACTGGGGCAGCAATGTACTTTCAAGACTTTAGACTTGAAATCATCGCTTCATTTATGTCACAAATTGACTTTTTAAGAGCTAGTGCTATTATTCATAATGGTTTAGGTGTAGCTATATTAGCTTTATTTATAACTCATATCTATATGTCAGTATTTGCCATTAAAGGTGCAATGAACAGTATGATAGATGGTTATAAAGAAGAGGAAGAAGTTGAAATTTTACATAGCACTTTTTACAAAGAGCTAAAAGACAACAACGAAATATAG
- the fdhD gene encoding formate dehydrogenase accessory sulfurtransferase FdhD — MPNSKYLKTIIIDRVNGDEITEVEDVTIEEARLTVYLNDEKIISMMCIPKDQIAHTIGFLMSENVISNVDDIQDIKLSEDGLRVDIQAAVDTDSLQNLYKEKTLVSGCGGGITGNVAGDLEIPFNQTSFVISPQTISSEVKKFYADSELYKLTGCVHKAMLFLEDKSVVTAEDIGRHNAIDKVVGKCKICKLDTTKSVLFVSGRLSSEMVVKAVMHRIPIIVSRTAPTYLGVQTANIHGITLIGFARGKRMNIYTHQGRIHG; from the coding sequence ATGCCTAATTCTAAGTATTTAAAAACTATTATCATTGACAGAGTAAATGGCGATGAAATTACAGAAGTAGAAGATGTAACCATCGAAGAAGCTAGACTTACTGTTTACTTAAATGATGAAAAAATCATCTCTATGATGTGTATACCAAAAGACCAAATAGCACATACTATTGGTTTTTTAATGAGCGAAAATGTAATCTCTAATGTTGATGACATTCAAGATATAAAGCTAAGTGAAGATGGGTTAAGAGTTGATATTCAAGCAGCAGTTGATACAGACTCTTTACAAAACCTATATAAAGAAAAAACTCTAGTAAGTGGTTGTGGTGGAGGAATTACTGGCAATGTTGCTGGAGATTTAGAAATACCATTTAACCAGACTAGTTTTGTGATTAGTCCTCAAACTATCAGTAGTGAGGTAAAAAAGTTTTATGCAGATAGTGAACTATACAAACTCACAGGTTGTGTTCATAAAGCGATGTTATTTTTAGAAGATAAAAGTGTTGTGACGGCAGAAGATATAGGAAGACATAATGCTATCGACAAAGTAGTTGGTAAGTGTAAAATATGTAAACTTGATACTACAAAATCTGTTTTATTTGTAAGTGGAAGACTTAGTTCTGAAATGGTTGTAAAAGCTGTAATGCATAGAATTCCTATTATAGTATCAAGAACTGCTCCAACATATCTTGGAGTTCAAACTGCAAATATTCATGGTATAACTCTTATAGGTTTTGCAAGAGGTAAAAGGATGAATATATATACTCATCAAGGTAGAATCCATGGCTAA
- a CDS encoding twin-arginine translocation signal domain-containing protein gives MQESRRNFLRKSAIVVGTAAVSATALAASQGSSTEVDSNGVVVGNSNKKEILYKKTQAWEEFYKQAL, from the coding sequence ATGCAAGAATCAAGAAGAAATTTTCTGAGAAAAAGTGCGATAGTTGTTGGTACTGCTGCTGTAAGTGCCACAGCGTTAGCTGCTAGTCAAGGGTCATCTACTGAGGTTGATTCGAATGGAGTTGTTGTAGGAAACTCAAATAAAAAAGAGATTCTATACAAAAAAACACAAGCTTGGGAAGAATTTTATAAACAAGCTTTATAG